The Theobroma cacao cultivar B97-61/B2 chromosome 1, Criollo_cocoa_genome_V2, whole genome shotgun sequence genome contains the following window.
TTTATGAGTTTGAACCTTCCGAGGGTGACCTCTTGTGTCACAAGCTATTAATTGGTGAAGCTGTGAAAAGGGATAAAAACTTGGCCAAGTCTCAGGTTCGTGCTACTATGGGCATATCTCTCTACTCATGTCACGACAATGATCTCTCATTAGGTTTATATACACAATTACACTCTAAATTAATCTGTATAAATTCATATATGCATGTAATAAGCACACACATGAATGAAAATCTCGTACTTGTCTTTTGAGTCATCAATTGGGTATATAGCTTAAGATTGAATATGGTAGTTCTTGGGCCTAAAGTTATGATTTTgaccaaaaagaaataagccTTTAGTTTCAAattgcaaaatctcatcaATTATCAGATcagtttctctctctctctctctgctttattttttcccttttattgGCTACTTGTCTTGAATAGCTGTAACTTCTGAAACAAACATGATAATATTTGTCTAGGACATCATAACCTAAATATTTTTAGCCGTGTCAAGGACTAAGAGTTTCACTTTGTATGAACGGAAAGACCTCGGAAACATATTTAGTTGCTGTCAGTTCTGTGGCATCTATTTTAGCTGAGCTAAGGAATTTGTTTTTCCTGGTGAAATTTACCATTGATAGAAGTGTGGTTCAATATGCAATTCTATTACTCCAGTAATAGTTGCCATATAAATAAGATTTAGGATTCAATTCAAGTAGGATGAATAAAGCTGGTTCTTCTTTGGAATTTCTTATCTTGTTAGATAACTCACTTTTGGTGAGGCTAAGTTGCTACCTATAACCACCCAATCTTTGTTTACATTTTAAATGACAACTGCATTTTACACTTTGCCAACCAAAACTTGTTAGCAACTCTGAAACTATCTTttttcttaaccaatttagCAAGTTACTTCTAACCTGATTGTATATTGTTATTCATATTAGTGGTCTTCCTGTATCTGCAGCCTCTGAAAGCATATGTAGAGTTGCCAGCATgcacaaataattttaatctgATTCGCGTGCTCTAATAAGTATGCATATGAACAACCTGATATATAGAAACTAATCAACAATTTATCTGGAGCAGAATGTGCTTAATTTTTTGGAGGTGCCTCAGACAAATATAACTTTTCATCAGGTCTGCCAACACGTTATCCTTACCTTGTGCACTATTTCTATTACAAGCATTTTCCCCTTTATTTTGAGTCTTGTATTTTTCCCTTTCCCCACTTTACCCTTTACATGCTAACAACCAGAACTTGTTAGCTACTCGAAACTATCTTTTTTCATAATCAATTTGCCAAGTTAATTGTAACATGATTGTATACTGTTATTCATATTAGAGGTCTGCCTGTATCTGCAGCCTCTGAAAGCACATATAGAGTTGCCAACATGCGCAAATAATGTCAATCTGATTCTCATGCTCTAATAAGTGTGTATGTGAGCAACCTGATACTTAGAAACTAATCAACAATTTATTTGGAACAGAATGTGCTTAATTTTTCGCAGGTGCCTCAGACCAATATAACTTTTCATCAGGTCTGCCAACACGTTATTCTTACCTTGTGCACTATCTCTGTTACATGCTTTTACCCTTTATTTTGAGTcttgtatttttttcttttccccacTTTACCCAAAGACTTGGGCATGATTTAACAGGATGTCCATACACCTaagaaaaataactttatagtTGATGGAGATGTAGATGAGgatcatgatgatgatgatgtcaTAGGTGAAGAATTTGATGGTGTAGGGAAGTCCATTTTTGATCCTGTCTGTGCAATTTGTGATAATGGTGGCAATGTTCTTTGGTATGCCCTAACTTTATGGTTCTGGAAATCTTTATGGTgaacatttttgttttttgtttttttgtttttttaagtttttctgACCTCTAACTGGCTTCTTTTTAGTGGTGTATGTACACATCATTCATAGTTAGTAGCCGGTGGCTTTGTAGTTCCTTGAGAAGCTAGCAAATTTTTAGATTCACTTGGAATACCAGATGgcttatttaaatgtaaatcAAAACACTTCTTTTATAAGATTTTGGGTTGGTAGTAGAATTTGAACCAATAGATCAGCccttttgatctaaaatagtgttGAAAGCAAGGAGAATACTGGAAAATTCTAGAAAGAAAGGCATGATCTGACTGATGTTCATCACTAGCTTTGATAGGTGATAATTCATAGACAACCaaatattttggttttattaTGAAGATGAAAAGTATAGATTGACTTTTAAGTCATGAAGATGTAAGGTATGTCTAAATTATATGcatattttcatgaaattataGAGTACATTTTTTTTCAGTACAAAGAGTAAtgaacatttaatttattaggcaagtttttttaatttatttcttttacaagTTTCCTTCCATTGTAATCCCAAATTTATTTGTTGAGGAAATTCCTTTCATTTGCATTTAATGTTGATGGAACATTAAAATTTGCTTCTTAcaaattgatggataatggcTTCCAAGTGAAAAATGTTATTTCTGATCTTGAGCTGGACTTTCATCTCGTTTTGAAGATCACTGAAACTGAGGTTCAAAAGCCAGAAAACAATAAGAGAGACTCATTCATGTGCTTGCAGTTTGTCTATTGGTTGTTTAGATGGCTTCCGCTATTTGATGTGCCATGTTGTCAGTGCACGAGTAACAGCTTGagcaatttttttcttattataatgtgtcatatttttttctagttaataatcttagaaaacattaattttcctAGGTTTGTCTTTTGTTGAGGTTCACATGTGAGTTTGATTGTCCAACATTGGATAGTTTTGGAATGTAAAAGAGGCATATATACATGGAAGACCCAAGAAACCAATAACTAAGGCTTTTAGATTCAAGTGGTACCTAACATGTTTACATGGGTCCTTTTGGTATCAAGATCTGCTTCTCTTCCACTGTTGTTGCTTGCTGAtgtattgattttttaatttactttggttttttttgtttggttggTTTTGATATAGTTGTGAAGGAAGGTGCCTGAGGTCATTTCACCCAACAAAAGCTGATGGGATTGATTCTTTCTGTGACTCTCTTGGCTTTGTCAATAATGCTCAAGTTGATGTATGAATATCTttgttttcataaattatGTGATTTGCAGGTTCCTTTGCTCCAATTTCTAGTTACTTATATATTATTGCCATGCTTCGTATGTCTGTAGGCTGTTCTGTCCTTCTTGTGCAAAAATTGTCTATATAAGCAGCATCAGTGTTATGCTTGTGGTGAACTAGGCTCCTCCAACAATTCTTCTGGTCAAGAGGTAAGTTAGTGAGCTTTGGGAACCAAAAGATTGTTACAACATTATTTAAAAGTCTTGCTCTTGGATTACCCCGGACCTTTTGTTGTTTTCACCATTGACTACTTCGTATTTCATATACTACATTTCTGTAGTTACGTTTGATCATTGCAATCGTATGCTTAGTGGATTCTTTTGTCTAATTAAACCATTTTACCACCATCCACTCTGCAATCATTTTAAAGTAGATATTTATGTGTGTTAATAACTGCAGTTTTAATTTGGACTATcatcaatcaattttttttggggttttcTTCAAGGTTTTTGCATGTATATCTGCAACCTGTGGGCATTTTTATCATCCAAAATGTGTTGCAAAATTGCTGCATGCTGACAATGAAGCTGAAGCAGAAACActtaaagagaaaattgcttcaGGGCATGCATTTACCTGTCCTATCCATAAATGCTTTGCTTGTAAGCAAAGTGAAGATGTAGAGGTTCATGATTTGCAGTTTGCTGTATGTAGGCGTTGCCCTAAGGTGTACCACAGGAAATGTTTACCCAAGTACACACTCTCTAGCAACTTTTTGTAGTTTTCTGGAACCTCTTCTATCAAGACTTGATGCCTACAAAGGAAGGTTGACATATGTGATGCTTTTGTTTGTCTTCAGGAATATTTGCTTTGAATATAACAtgtgtaaaaatattttgccAAGGGCGTGGGATGGTCTCTTGCCATACAACAGGATTCTAATATACTGCATGTaaggttatttttttttcttttagtttttccGATAACTTGTTACCCAACTTATGGATTATTTATCAATGGCCTTATTGCTTCTAAATCTGCTGACAAGGGAGCATAAGATCATCAGAGAGCTTGGGACTCCAAGCAGAGACCACTTGGTATTTCCTGATGTTAaagtcaaagaaaagaaacacaacCTGGCGCTGCTATCTTATAGAGGAAAGAATTTGGCCTCAAAGAGAAGTGAGGTTTATGAAGATTTTGCAACAAGTAGAAATCTTTTGAAGAAGCCAAAGCTGGTTCCAAAGGCCTATGGTGTTATTCAAGCTGGTGTTTCTAGTAAAAGAACTGAGAAACATCATTCCGGACaagaattttcttctttgaacaAACCAAATACATGTATCACTGGTAGAAAGTTCTTGAAGCAGGATTCCAGCTCTGACTTTGATAGGTCTCTTGCAAGAGAGAAAGACAAGCTATCCTGTCCAAAAGGTAACTTGAAGGTGAAGTTGCAATTCCATGCAAGTATGTCCAAGCAGGCAAATGAAACTGGCTGTAAAATCAAGaataccaatcaaaatatgcCTGTGATGAAGAAAGCGGAAAGCACAAGGCCTTTAATTGATGCAGAAATAGAGGATGGGTAATTTTCTCGCTTTATAATCTGAACCATAGTCTTCATTTTTTCACCCAAAAATTCATGATGCTGACATCATTTCTGGTTTTGGATTCACATTTTTCTGTGTTAACAGAATTTTGGCTCTAATGAAAGATGCTGATTCTTCATTTAATGCTGAAGAATTCATGAAAAGACATCAGCAATTTTCCACTGCAGATGCAGGTGGCTTTAGGAATGTAGTGGACAAGACCATTACATGGGGTAGGGTGGAAGCCTCAGTGAGGGTATATCTTACTAACTTCTTGTTAAGTGTGGCTGATAAAGTAGTCTGAAATAGCTagattctttttcttgacATTCCTGTAAATTTGTCACCATTGTAATAGGCTGTTAGAACTGCCTTACAGAAGTTAGAAGCAGGGGATTCTCTTGAGGATGCAAAAACTGTTTGCGGTCCTGAGGTTCTCAAGCAGATATTCAAGTGGAAGGTTTTAAGCCATTTTTTCTGTAGTTTTAGCTATTTGTGTTTAGGGCTTGCACTTTCAATTTAACTTTGATGCTGGAAACTTTGGGTTGCTTATTTTCATGTTAGGATTTTATAGGTGCTTGCTTCTTGAATTGTAAAGAACTTCAATCTCTGTTCCAAGTGGTCAGATTGAATAGTTTTTCTAGCATGGACTCAAGACTTTGTTCCTTTATCATGTGATGCATCTTTGGTTGTCTGGCACATATCTACGACTGAACATTCCAAGCAAAATGGTAAAGAGAAAAGCAGTCTGATGCTGAGAGCTGTGGGTTTTACTATCTGTATATGATAATTAAGtttacttttaatataaatgaATAACTTGGTTACTCACATGCCTAATTGGTTAATTTAACATCCCTTGAATAATTTCTTGTCAGGACTTCTACAAGTCCTTTCAAATAACTTGTTTGTGTTGACAAAAATTCTGACCATTTATAGGAAGAATCCTTGTGGTTTTGAGATGCTTATATATTTTAGCAAGCTATGTGCTAAGTGTATGCTGTGAATACGTTCACTTACAAAATGTCTAAACATTGTGGATAATGCTTGTATTAGATTTACCAAAAAAAGACCTTTTTGCCAAGCTAAATGCTTATCTGTTACATTTTATAGGAGAATCTTGCTGTCTATCTTGGACCTTTTCTCCATGGAATGCGGTATACATCTTTTGGTCGCCATTTCACAAAAGTGGAGAAGCTTAAAGAGGTATTAATGCTTATCTTTCTGCTTATTTCTAAGCAATTGAAGTAGATTTAGAGTTGACTTTCTTCTAAGAAATTCACTCATTGTTAGAATGTATGTTGCCTACTAATTAAAGTTCCGGTCACATTTTTTCCAAAACCCTGAAGAAAACAACACAAAACAGTCGGACTTATAAGTAGTCGAAGCTTACTTGAAGACTTAAATTGTACTGATGAATAAATGTGGCATTGAGTTGATGAAGTTCTTAGAGACTAATCACAAATACAATATGATAGGAAAGTAAGTGTTGTTGCTGTTTTTTGTCTCTCCCATGATTTTATAGTTATCATACTGATTTTACAAGGCCCTTTATACTTAAAGTTAAAGGTGCAATTTAACGTTTTCCCTTCCAActggaaaagagaaaagtggGAGAGTCCACGAACAATGATTGTAGTTCTATCAATGGCCTAGAGAATTAGTTCATTATAAATCTACTTCTGAATGTTTTCActtacatttattatataaatgtATTGTAGTTCAGTGCTGCACTTGCTCCATGAATATCTAAATGTTTGGTTGATATATAGCATTGAGCTAATAGCACTTGCTTATTCTGCAGGTAGTTGGTAGGCTCCATTGGTATGTGCAAGATGGTGACACTGTAAGACTattcttctcctttttgctTTAGTTCACTTTAAGAAATTTCTTCATCATCGCATGTAATGTATGATGTTCTAGTGAAAAAGCATAAGATAATGGGTACATATGCACTGTGCTTaaaagcttaatagaaaatttaaCTGTGATCTTGCACCTTGTATCTATAACAGTCAATGTGTATTGTTTTGCATGCTTCAACATGTTCACCTGAAGCAATTCATGGAATTATCCCATTGTTATGATTGTGCTTCATCTTTTCCCTTTAGTTTCAAAACTAGTTTAGAGCGGCAGGGATCTCAAAGTTCTTGAAGAGTTTGGAATATCTCTGCTCATAGGCATTCTGTAGTTTTAGAATACTTGGGGAGAATAATTTATGCTGGATTAAGTAATGTGTAACCATCGTCCACTGGAATCTGAAATTGGGAATGCAATGACTTTGATTAGAAATTCACTTGCGTATCTTCTGATTCACACTTGCCACTATTGGGAATTTGGCAACACATCTAAAGTCGGAAATAGAATAGTAATAGGTAAAAGATGCCActgatttgaaattaaaaaaatttcagattACCTGAATTGTCATTCCTTTAGCACAAGCTTAATTGGGATATATTTGACTGTCTTATGAATTGCTTAAGAAGCCTCATCCTGTTTCacttatttttgttgttctgTTGTTTCCCTCCACATGTTGACTTGGCATTGATTCTTCTTTCTAATTTCTAGATTTCCATTTGtatatattatgtttaatATCAATTAACATCATAGTCATCTTATTTACACATGAACCCTACATGAACAGATAGTGGACTTCTGCTGTGGTTCCAATGATTTCAGTTGTTTATTAAGAGAGAAGCTAGAGAAAGTGGGGAAGTCATGCTCATTCaaaaattatgatcttttTCAGCCTAAGGTACTGTTAGTCTTTCTTTCATCTGAGGtccttttgaaaaatgaattgaTACTGCTTCTTAGTATgtgttgtttgttttttataaattttgaaggCTCAGTTGCAACTTGAATTTCATGATGGACTGTTTCTATTTAGCATTGTTTATCCAtctgataaaaatattcatgctgcagaaaaatataaatttcctTGTCCTTTACGCAGGTGAATATCATTTTATTCTCAAACTAAGTTTGAAAATCTTTTTGATGAAAGGCAAACCAGTTTCCTTTTCTCtatctccaatttgtcaatcatatatattgtttttccagtttctttttctgtttgcACCAATCTTTTTGCCTTTACTGGGAAAATGTGCTTCTGTAAAGAATTTAGCAGAAATTATAGCTCTTTGAAGTGTTCAATGTCAAGTAAGGTTCTCATGTCAAGCCAAAAGGGTTGAATTAAAAACATAAGGTCTCGATAAATTCCTTCTATgtgtaatatatttttctttaagaaTTGTTTCTCTTTGTTATACAGATTGAcctataatttttattttatttcaaaatattttatcaacaATCGTTGAACGCCTATTGCTTCATTTGTGTTGGTTTATAAGCAATATAACGAAACCTCACATTTCCCAAAATATTAACTGGAGATCTCTAATGTGAATGAGTTGTTACTCTATCATCTAAACCAAAGGATTTCAAGCATTAACACCCTGTAACATTTCTCATATTACTGTAGTAATTGTAGTTTTACTagtttgtaattttttgtACTCACAGTAGTTGAATACACCCTTATTTTTAGCATATATTTTCATCTACTGCATTAGTAATGAGCACTATGCCATCAATATGGGCCATTTTGCAATGCAGTTGTTACTATCATTGTTAACTCTAAACGGAAAGGTGGGAGTTCAGATGAATGGTATGAAATAAACTACAGAACTCCTGATATGGTCTGATTGTAAAGGATTCTGATGATGTAGGACAAGCTGTAAATTGAAtggtaaaattttaacttatgGAAATGGTTGCATTGCAACAGTGTGAATGATGCCTGCTTTGAGTTGCCTCCCAGTTTCTGCAAGAACGATGACTAAGATATGTGCTGGGTTGAGCATTTCTTGTGGTCACCCATTGGCTTCTTACAATGGTGCCTGTTTCGAATATCAAACAGATTTATCTGATCATTCAGGacatattttcttaaatgCCAAATTTTTTACCTTGATGTTATTTAATCATCATTAATTTGTGTTGTTTTACTTCCATTTATGTTAACATCTGAAAGAGTTAAAAGCTTACCTGGTTATTGCTATccaattttcttctctttctcttttctgttttcttctCTAGTACTGCCAGGGTATGTCATTTAAGGGTTCACTGATCCGTCTTTTTGGCagaatgattttaattttgaaaagagagATTGGATGAGCGTTAACTTGGACGAATTACCTGATGGTTCTAAACTGGTAAGAAACTTAAAAGACTTAAACAACTCGGCGAGATTTTCAAGAACCAAAACTGATATGCATGAGCTtcacttctctctttctctctttgacATTCCTGTTTCGAGTAGATTATGGGGCTTAACCCTCCTTTTGGGGTCAAAGCATCTCGTGCTAACAAGTTCATTAACAAGGCTCTTAAGTTCAAACCAAAGCttattattcttattgttCCGAAGGAAACCAGAAGGTTAGGGCTTCTCctatatcatttattatttcaaaTGTAATCATAAGGTAATGTTGctctttctctccctcttTGTTGCTTTTGTCTTTTAACAGACTTGATGAAACAGAAGCATATGATTTGATTTGGGAGGATGACAGAGTTCTATCTGGCAaggttaataaaatttatcgtTACCTTGATGCTACTTGTCACTGAAGTTGGATGTAAATGAACTTATTACATGGCTTATTATGCATTTGCTTCTTTGCAGTCATTTTACCTGCCAGGGTCAGTTGACGTACATGACAGGCAGTTGGAGCAATGGAATGTGAAGGCACCACCGCTTTATCTTTGGAGTCGCAATGATTGGACGGGCTGGCACAGGGCAATAGCACAAGAGCATGGTCATGCGtatgcatataaatataatgGGGAAGAAGAGATGGTaggaaatgaagaagaagatggaTATAATTATCTTATGGAGGAGACACATGATTGCTATGGTGACTTCTCCAAAGACGTTAACGCGTGTGGAGGTATTTCTAGCATATTTGACGGTGTTCCTGAAGTGAAGGATGGATTTGAATCTGAAGGAAGTATCCATGGAAAGCACATGGAAGGCCACTTTCCTGTTTAATATTTTCGCTGTACAAACAACATATCAAATGGTTTAAATGTAACACTACGCTGTAAAGAGTAATGCATATTGTTATCTATTTAAAGTATTTTAAAACTTGGAACAAAATGGCTTTTGTTTCAGGAAGTCAAAAAGCGAGAATGAATCATGAAATGGTGAAAAACTCTACTGAGTTTTGCTCTTTGGTGTTTTCATGGGACAATAACTACTCTTTTTAAACTTTACCCAAGATCGGATCCTCCAGTTTGAGTAATAAACTTGATAGTTTATTCTTtaatgaaactttttttttaaaaaaaaaaattattctttaatAAAGCATGTTAGGGCCGTGCttcaaattaacaaatttcttttcatctccCCTACCattacataaatttttaatttcttttgagaCTTGGAAATCAATTCTTGGAACTATTGTTTTCATATATCACAATTTACAAACAAGAGGTGACAAGATAAATTCAAACTCGAAAACTTGTAAAATTTTGTTCGACTTAAAGATTTGAACTTGAAACAATTGAATCCACaatgagaaaaagaatttgaaaacaatataatttgaaaagaattcGAGGTGATTCGAATCCGAAATCAAATGATCCGACCTTGTCTATTCATTGATCAAATTAAGTGAGAAAAATAGGTGATGTAAAGTGATTATTTGTTTTAGATATTGACAAAATTAGTTCGACCAAGTTGATGAGGTGACATTGAATTTTACTGATTCAATTGTCAACTTGGTTGATCTCGTATTCGGCTCAGAATCGAATAATCCCAATAAATAAGGTCTCCGATCTTTATTTTTGGTTGCTTGAAACCCAAGAAGTTGTTCCCTCTTCAAAACTTGAATCAAATTGAGGTActaatgtttttaattaagCTTACCATCAAAATTAGTGAAACCAAATACTCACATTTTAAAGTATTTTCACAGTTCCTTTAAGAAGTTTGATGTGTTACACAGCAAGGATTGATTTCCAAGAGATGCTGACATTCTATTGGAGAATTTCTTCTCCCTTGCTCCATACTTGTGACAAGCAAAGCAAGGAAAATACTTCCTCGTTTTCTTTACTAGGAATAGTAGGCAATGGAGCTGCTtgcaatcatttttaaattttttaatagagAAGGAAAAACAGGTCAGAAACTGTTTTAAAGTAGCCCTGGAGCTGGAAACATTCCGAGGAAGCAGCCAATGGCCATTAAAATCAATGGGCCGGGAAAATTCAACAGTTCCCTGATTGATTTTGCAAAGTAACTTGAGCTGCGTAGATGCTATG
Protein-coding sequences here:
- the LOC18612394 gene encoding protein ENHANCED DOWNY MILDEW 2 isoform X4, with translation MKLMQFFSLSFSQISIMASSDEEGEIFPDIHVSEYDFVDQNGAPISFAVLPLQWSENEVIDDLKTQVFIHGDADNGLQKIYKQVVAWKFELSYVLPEIFVLSKNKRWITLQKPRKSFQSTVRTILITIHWMHFMKKNTEVSAKSVWNHLQKVFSFYEFEPSEGDLLCHKLLIGEAVKRDKNLAKSQNVLNFLEVPQTNITFHQDVHTPKKNNFIVDGDVDEDHDDDDVIGEEFDGVGKSIFDPVCAICDNGGNVLCCEGRCLRSFHPTKADGIDSFCDSLGFVNNAQVDAVLSFLCKNCLYKQHQCYACGELGSSNNSSGQEVFACISATCGHFYHPKCVAKLLHADNEAEAETLKEKIASGHAFTCPIHKCFACKQSEDVEVHDLQFAVCRRCPKVYHRKCLPKNICFEYNMCKNILPRAWDGLLPYNRILIYCMEHKIIRELGTPSRDHLVFPDVKVKEKKHNLALLSYRGKNLASKRSEVYEDFATSRNLLKKPKLVPKAYGVIQAGVSSKRTEKHHSGQEFSSLNKPNTCITGRKFLKQDSSSDFDRSLAREKDKLSCPKGNLKVKLQFHASMSKQANETGCKIKNTNQNMPVMKKAESTRPLIDAEIEDGILALMKDADSSFNAEEFMKRHQQFSTADAGGFRNVVDKTITWGRVEASVRAVRTALQKLEAGDSLEDAKTVCGPEVLKQIFKWKENLAVYLGPFLHGMRYTSFGRHFTKVEKLKEVVGRLHWYVQDGDTIVDFCCGSNDFSCLLREKLEKVGKSCSFKNYDLFQPKNDFNFEKRDWMSVNLDELPDGSKLIMGLNPPFGVKASRANKFINKALKFKPKLIILIVPKETRRLDETEAYDLIWEDDRVLSGKSFYLPGSVDVHDRQLEQWNVKAPPLYLWSRNDWTGWHRAIAQEHGHAYAYKYNGEEEMVGNEEEDGYNYLMEETHDCYGDFSKDVNACGGISSIFDGVPEVKDGFESEGSIHGKHMEGHFPV
- the LOC18612394 gene encoding protein ENHANCED DOWNY MILDEW 2 isoform X6, coding for MKLMQFFSLSFSQISIMASSDEEGEIFPDIHVSEYDFVDQNGAPISFAVLPLQWSENEVIDDLKTQVFIHGDADNGLQKIYKQVVAWKFELSYVLPEIFVLSKNKRWITLQKPRKSFQSTVRTILITIHWMHFMKKNTEVSAKSVWNHLQKVFSFYEFEPSEGDLLCHKLLIGEAVKRDKNLAKSQNVLNFLEVPQTNITFHQNVLNFSQVPQTNITFHQDVHTPKKNNFIVDGDVDEDHDDDDVIGEEFDGVGKSIFDPVCAICDNGGNVLCCEGRCLRSFHPTKADGIDSFCDSLGFVNNAQVDAVLSFLCKNCLYKQHQCYACGELGSSNNSSGQEVFACISATCGHFYHPKCVAKLLHADNEAEAETLKEKIASGHAFTCPIHKCFACKQSEDVEVHDLQFAVCRRCPKVYHRKCLPKNICFEYNMCKNILPRAWDGLLPYNRILIYCMEHKIIRELGTPSRDHLVFPDVKVKEKKHNLALLSYRGKNLASKRSEVYEDFATSRNLLKKPKLVPKAYGVIQAGVSSKRTEKHHSGQEFSSLNKPNTCITGRKFLKQDSSSDFDRSLAREKDKLSCPKGNLKVKLQFHASMSKQANETGCKIKNTNQNMPVMKKAESTRPLIDAEIEDGILALMKDADSSFNAEEFMKRHQQFSTADAGGFRNVVDKTITWGRVEASVRENLAVYLGPFLHGMRYTSFGRHFTKVEKLKEVVGRLHWYVQDGDTIVDFCCGSNDFSCLLREKLEKVGKSCSFKNYDLFQPKNDFNFEKRDWMSVNLDELPDGSKLIMGLNPPFGVKASRANKFINKALKFKPKLIILIVPKETRRLDETEAYDLIWEDDRVLSGKSFYLPGSVDVHDRQLEQWNVKAPPLYLWSRNDWTGWHRAIAQEHGHAYAYKYNGEEEMVGNEEEDGYNYLMEETHDCYGDFSKDVNACGGISSIFDGVPEVKDGFESEGSIHGKHMEGHFPV